AATTGGGATAGAACCCATCGGCAAGGTATCATTACGAACCGCATTAGAAGGGGTTGAAAACTCTAAAGATCATGCCCCAGTGTTTTTAAACAAAAGCAGTAAATATTATAAAATAGCCGAAAGAATTGGGCAGGGCGAAAAACTATGCAATGTGAGAGGCGGACCAAATGCTGTGCACACATGGGACATCCCCGAAGTATTCGGCAAGACAACTACAAGGGAGCGCAAAATCCTCGAAACTATAATGGTAGTAAGAAGACGAGAGCGTAGGCGTGCATTTGGCGATGCAGACCCTGTTTTAATCTCAAGGATTTCTTCGATACTTGGTTATGCCACTCGTTCATATTTTGAATCTCTTAGACAAAAGAACTATTTAAGGAAGGTGGGTAAGTATTATTATGACTTGTCCCATACTTTTAATGGTAAATTCAGGCGTCTGGACTGGGAAAAACCTTCATACGCGGTGGATACCCGCTTTGGGGATCCCCGTTATTTTCTTCATCCCGAGGAACATAGAGGGTTTTCGACACGGGAGGCCGCCCGTATACAAGGTTTCCCAGACAATTTCATCTTTCCTTGTACAAAGCAAAAACAATATGAACTTATCGGGAATGCTGTTCCCCCACCCCTCTCGAGAATTGTAGGAGAGCATCTGAGAGATATTTTTTTTAGAGGTTAAGCCTATGGAGACAATAACAGAAAAGATTAACCGTTGGCCGGATCTGAAGGATGAATTCATTTTTCTTAAACAACAGATTGAGTATTTGGCTGAAAAGAGATTTGCTGAATATCAACCTGCAATTGCGGAATATCCGGATTTCCTCAATCGACTAGTACGATGGCTGAACAACGTCAAAAGCGATTTTGAACAACAGATACTTTTTAAGCTTATTCTGAAGATATTTTTTGTTGGGAGCAAAGAATTCAATTCTCTTTATCGCGCCGCTTTTAATGGGCCTATAGCAAGGTGGATAGTGGAGGACTTAGGCGAAGATTTAACTACTATAGTAAAAAGACCAGTTCTAAGCGAAGAAGTCAGACACACATGGTTTTGCCCAATCACAGACAGCATGCAGATTTCCGCATTTTATCATGTAAATCATATATCGGGCCACGATCATCGCCCTTATTGGCGAGATCTTTTTGAATTTGGTAATGAAGATAAAATAAAGCGTTATGTAAAAAAAAACAATATAAAACGGCTTGTTTTGCTAGAGGATTTTGTTGGCAGCGGTAGTCAGGCGAAAGAAACTGTGGAGTTTGCTGCTGAAGTCTTGCCAGCACCTTTCAAGATAATTTTCGTTCCTTTGATTATCTGCCCCGAGGGTTTAAACTGCGTGCAGAATATAGCATCGTCATACTCCAATCTGAGCATTGAACCCGTTTTACTTTTAGATGAGGGGTTATTTATACGAGAAATTCCATCGGCCAACGAGGATGAGTTTACAGATAGTTTGCGACAGTTAATAGTAAATAATCATGACCTTGTCACCGGAGGCACGGCAGGAGGTAATCTAAAAGTCTATTCCCCTTACGGGTATAATCGTACGGGGGGGTTAATAGTCATGTACACCAATTGTCCTGATAATACACTTCCTATGATACACTATCACTCAGACAGTTGGTACCCGATTTTTCCAAGGTCATCGAGAGTGTGAGGGTATGAAAATGCCGAAATTAAATCCGTTTCATGAATTATATGTCACTGAAACAACATCTCCAGAAGATTTCGTTAAA
Above is a window of Desulfosalsimonas propionicica DNA encoding:
- a CDS encoding DNA cytosine methyltransferase; the encoded protein is MADKPKYVSLFCGCGGMDLGFTEAGFRCVAAYDIDKNAIKVHRKNFGDLGVILDLSTNFLPENCHYDIDLLIAGPPCQGFSTAGKRLIDDRRNFLLYTPFHLAKALNPKVVVVENVNGVASGKHKEFWDTLNSMFYNNGYYTTELVFNADEYSVPQLRKRRLIIAWKKEYEINGIGIEPIGKVSLRTALEGVENSKDHAPVFLNKSSKYYKIAERIGQGEKLCNVRGGPNAVHTWDIPEVFGKTTTRERKILETIMVVRRRERRRAFGDADPVLISRISSILGYATRSYFESLRQKNYLRKVGKYYYDLSHTFNGKFRRLDWEKPSYAVDTRFGDPRYFLHPEEHRGFSTREAARIQGFPDNFIFPCTKQKQYELIGNAVPPPLSRIVGEHLRDIFFRG
- a CDS encoding phosphoribosyltransferase-like protein — encoded protein: METITEKINRWPDLKDEFIFLKQQIEYLAEKRFAEYQPAIAEYPDFLNRLVRWLNNVKSDFEQQILFKLILKIFFVGSKEFNSLYRAAFNGPIARWIVEDLGEDLTTIVKRPVLSEEVRHTWFCPITDSMQISAFYHVNHISGHDHRPYWRDLFEFGNEDKIKRYVKKNNIKRLVLLEDFVGSGSQAKETVEFAAEVLPAPFKIIFVPLIICPEGLNCVQNIASSYSNLSIEPVLLLDEGLFIREIPSANEDEFTDSLRQLIVNNHDLVTGGTAGGNLKVYSPYGYNRTGGLIVMYTNCPDNTLPMIHYHSDSWYPIFPRSSRV